One Mesorhizobium sp. L-2-11 genomic region harbors:
- the lexA gene encoding transcriptional repressor LexA encodes MLTRKQHELLMFIHERLKESGIPPSFDEMKEALDLASKSGIHRLITALEERGFIRRLPNRARALEVLRLPDSIAPGLNAARKFSPSVIQGSLGQGGLGRQIKPAPSRMRAAGNDDDVVATVSIPVMGRIAAGVPIDAIQHQTHSISVPPDMITGGTHYALEVKGDSMIEAGIFDGDTVIIRNADTAQPGEIIVALVDEEEATLKRFRRKGASIALEAANPAYETRIFGPDRVKVQGKLVGLIRRY; translated from the coding sequence ATGCTGACACGCAAACAACATGAACTGCTGATGTTCATCCACGAGCGGCTGAAGGAAAGCGGCATTCCGCCCTCGTTCGACGAGATGAAGGAAGCGCTCGACCTCGCCTCCAAATCGGGTATCCATCGGCTGATCACGGCGCTGGAGGAGCGCGGTTTCATTCGCCGCCTGCCCAACCGCGCCCGCGCGCTGGAGGTGCTGCGCCTGCCCGATTCGATCGCGCCGGGCCTCAATGCGGCGCGCAAATTCTCGCCGAGCGTCATTCAGGGCAGCCTTGGGCAGGGCGGCCTCGGACGCCAGATCAAGCCGGCGCCGTCGCGCATGCGTGCGGCCGGCAATGACGACGACGTCGTTGCCACCGTCTCCATACCGGTGATGGGCCGCATTGCTGCCGGTGTGCCGATCGACGCCATCCAGCACCAGACCCATTCGATCTCGGTGCCACCGGACATGATCACCGGCGGCACGCACTACGCGCTGGAGGTCAAGGGTGATTCGATGATCGAGGCCGGCATCTTCGACGGCGACACGGTCATCATCCGCAACGCCGACACGGCCCAGCCTGGTGAGATCATTGTCGCTCTGGTCGACGAGGAAGAAGCGACGCTGAAGCGATTCCGCCGCAAAGGTGCCTCGATCGCACTGGAAGCCGCCAATCCGGCCTACGAGACGCGCATCTTCGGGCCGGACCGCGTCAAGGTGCAGGGCAAGCTCGTCGGACTGATCCGGCGTTACTGA